Genomic segment of Iocasia fonsfrigidae:
ATCAAGTAGGTATTCCTTAAAAGTAAGGATAGCATTTGGCATACAAAATTTATGTACTAAACCAGGTTTGGCAAAGGACATGAAGTGTTCGCCTGTCCTGCCGCATCTGTATCCTGCTGTACAAAATGAGGGTACAAAGCCCAGTTCACATGCTTCAGCTATAACCTCATCAAGGGAACGGATATCTCCTAGATGGAATTGTTCTTTTTCAGGGATATAGCCTTCTTCACTCTGTTTATACCCACCAATCCCTATTCTGGAACCAGCATCAATCTGGGTTACCCCCAGAGGTATCATTTCTTTTCTAATTTTAGCACTTTCCCGGGCAGTTAAGATTAAGCCAGTATAAGGGACTGATAAGCGGATAATGGCAATAATTTTTTTGAAATCTTCATCTGAGACATGATATTTTTTATTATTGTAAAAGGGGGTATTAATTGCTGGTTCAATCCTGGGGATTGAAATAGTATGTGGCCCAACACCAAATTTTTCTTCCAGGTGGATAGTATGATAAAGCAGCCCCATTACTTCAAACTTCCAGTCATATAGACCGAAAAGGGCCCCAATACCCAGGTCATCGATACCTGCCTCCATAGCTCTATCAAGACCATAGAGCCTCCACTGATAGTCACTTTTTTGATCACCTTTGGGGTGAATTAGTGAATATGTCTGGTGGTGATATGTTTCTTGAAATATCTGGAAGGTACCAATCCCTGTATCATGTAGTTTCCTGTATTCATCAACTTCCAGTGGGGCAGCATTAATATTAACCCGGCGTATTTCCCCCTGTTCTGTTTTAGTGTCATAGGCCTTTCTTATTGTTTTACAGATAAAATCTGCATTATAATCAGGATGTTCTCCATAAACAAGGATAAGCCTTTTCTGACCCTTGTTTTCCAGGATTAAGACCTCTTCTTCTAATTCATCCATGGTCAGGGTTTTTCTTTCGACAGCTTCATTATCTCGCCTGAAGGCACAGTATAAACAATTATTTATACATCTGTTTCCAATATATAGTGGTGCAAAGAAAACAATTCTATTGCCATATACAGATTGCTTTACCTGACCAGCCAGTTGATAAATTTCTTCTAGCAAATCTGTGTCATTGACCTGTAGTAATTTGGCTGTTTCTTCTGGGTTAAGCCTGTTTTTTTCTTTAGATTTAGCCATAATCTCTCTTATTTCAAGGGGATCAGGTTCTTTAGAACTTTCCAGTAAATTATGAATCTCTCTGTCGTTAATAAAATCCTTCATAATATTAAAACCCTCCTATTAATAATTATTTAGCTTTGTTTTTAAACACTTAAGACTATCTCCTCTGGACATATCTATCTTAAAACCTGACCTTTCAACCCTTTTTTTTATTTCACTTAAGTTAGAGACATCTGTATTACCTTTATTTTGATAGATTTCATATTTACCCCTGCTTATAGCAGGTGAGATTACAGGCATAATAACATTGGCACCGGCTTTTAATCCTTTTTCCCAGCCTTTTTTATCAAGGGTATTGACAGCGGTAGTTACCGGCAGTAGTGTTTCTGGTAATAAAAGACGTATAAGTGATAAGAGCAGAAGAGTTTTATCAACAGAACCAGTTTGGCTTCCAGCTAAAGGGGTTTTCGGATGTGGTATCAAAGGTCCTATACCGACCATGTCTGGATTTAGTTTCTTTAAAAATAGTAATTCTTCAGTCAGTATTTTATTTGTCTGGCCAGGTAGACCTACTATAAACCCTGCTCCAACCTGATAGCCAATTTTTTTTAAGTTTTTAAGACATTGTAGCCTTCTGCTATAACTCATATCTGGATGATATTTCTTATATAGCTCTTTTGAAATACTTTCATGTCTTAAAAGAAATCTATCTGCCCCTGCCTGGTAAAATCTCTGGTAGCTTTTATAGGGGTATTCACCTATCGAGAGAGTTATTGCTGCCTCAGGGTGGTTTGATTTTAGCCTTTGCAGTAGTTTGATTAGTATATCTTCTTTGAAAAAATCGTCCTCACCACTTTGCAGGACAAATGTTCTATAACCGTGCTGATAGGCCAGCAGGCAACATTTAATTATTTTTTTTACTGAAAGCCGATAGCGCTTTATCTCCCTATTATTATTTCTGATTCCGCAGTAATAGCAATTGTTTCTACAGTAGTTTGAGAATTCCAGTAATGCTCGCAGATAAACTTTTTTCTGATATGTTTTTAAAACAGTCTTTTCTGCATAATTAAAAAGGATCTCTTTATTGCTGTCGTCAACCTTATTTAAGATGTAGAGGATGTCTTTAGATGCCAGTTGGTTTTCTAGATATAACTGTCTTAATAAATCCCTTAATCTGCTGTCCATATTATATTTCCTTTTTAGAAATAGATATTTTCACATTTACACCTTCAATATTACCAAGTTTACCTGTTAGGCTATTAATATTATCAATACTGCCGACGACGATTATAGATATAGCAGCAACCCCTTTATCAGGAAGGGGTAATCCCAGCCGTCCCCTGATTAAATCTTTAAATTCCGCAATAGTACTATTAAATTTGTGCTGAGATTTGGCTGGATTATCTAGAACTGCTGCAACAACTGCTATTTTTTCCTCCATATTCTTAACCCTCCTTCGTATTTCTGGCTAAAAAAGAAAAAATCCCCAATGAAAGGGGAGTGGAATATATTTATTCCAGTTCCTTTCAGGTTAGATTCAGCTATCTTTCCTGTCAGGTCTTAGATAGATTATATTTCAGTCAATTTAAGGGAACATCCCTCAAAAAGACTGAAACGTTTTGTGAAGTAAAGAACAACCTTATAATAAGTTTATATCATTTACTTAAGTATGTCAATAATAAAAATGTTCTGTTTGTAGACTATACTAATATAATTATTGATTATTAGATATAATAGTGGTATACTATTAATGGGCATATGTTCAAAAAAAGAAAGGGGTGATTTTGAATGCCAGCTGGAAATGGAACAGGACCTCAAGGAACTGGTCCAATGACTGGTAGGGGACTGGGCACTTGTACTGAAGCAGCTAATGAAGATAGAATTAAAACAGCAGCGGGGCCTCGTAGATATATGGCTTACCGTAGAGGAAATAGAACTGGTAGAAAAAGAGGCAGTGGTCGAAACCTATCATAAGTAATTAATTTGTGCTTGATATTATTTGAAATCTGGTTAAAGGTATTCCCCTTCAGGTTTTTGTAATAATCTGAAGGGGAATGTCTTTAAAATAAAAACTGGAGGTAATAATTATTATGAAAAGAGATGTAAAGGAATTTAAATCATGTTTAAAACCGTCACCTGATGTTGTTGTTTCTTGTCGTGGAGCGAATGGGCAAGACAATGCACTTGTAGTAGCATATGCCTGCAATTGCAGTTATGATCCCCCAATGGTTATGGTAGGTATAGTACCTAGTAGGTATTCGTATCATATGGTAAAAGAAACGGGTGTTTTTGTAGTTAATTTGGTGGCAGAGAAAAATAAAGAGGCTTTTGACTATTTAGGGAGTCATAGCGGTAGGGATGAAAATAAATTAGAAAAATTGTCGTTGAATTATAAAGAAGGGGTTAAGGTTGCAGCACCAGTATTGCTGGATTTTCCAGTTAATATTGAATGTGAAGTGGTTGATTCTATAAAAACAGGCTCTCATGAGATGTTTGTAGGAAAAGTAGTATATATTCATGCAGATGAAGAACTAATTGATGATGAGGGTAGAATAGTTTTTTCAAGAATCAAATAACTCATACATACCCTGTACAAATAGTGAAGAGGGGGGGAAAAATGTCTAATGAGTATGAGAAAATAATAAACTGTATAGAAGGAAAGGGGGTTAGATTGACACCCCAGCGTAGGGCAGTTATTAATGTTTTTATTGAGAATAAGGATCAGCACCTGACAGCAGCTGATATATATGATCTCTTGAAAGTAAAGAATAGATCATTAGGTCTGGCTACAATATACAGAACATTAAACCTACTGGAGAATAAAGGTGTAGTAGTAAGAAGAAATTTTGATAGTGAGACCAGCAGTTACGAATTTATTATTAATCAGTCAGAACATAATCATTTAATTTGTAAAAGCTGTGGAAAGGTAATTGAAATACCTGACTTATTACCAGATAATTTCAAGGAAATTATTTTTGAACAGGAAAAGTTCCATTATATAGCACACAGTACTAAAGTTTATGGTTATTGTCAGGACTGTCAGAAAGAATTAAGGGAAGAAAAAAATAATAATCAAGGAGTGAATTAATGAAACTTTTAATCACTTGTGAAGATAATAATAATCAATTTAAGAGTAAATTTGATGCCAGGTTCGGTCGTGCTAATTATTTTGCAATATAGAAACAGGTGAATTAGAATTTATAAAAAAGTTATTACAGACAAAAGTGGCAACTTATATGCAAGTTGCCGCTTAACCTACGTTTATTTGTGGAATGGAAGTGATTTAATATATTTTAGCTAAAATTAGTAAATTGTTTACGCCAAGTCCATGGATAATGGATTCCAAGAATAAAGTTTCGTGCCAGTACAATAGTATTGATTGTTCGTTTGCTTGCTGTGTGTCAGTCATTGTTTTTCTCAATTAAGTTGGTCAAATCCCCGGTATATGTAAGTGTTAAGCGGTGCATTGCTCGAGTACAGGCAATATATAGTAGGCTACGGTCAAAATCCGTATAATAATTCTTTGTATTGGCTCCAGGAATCAACACCTCGTCAAATTCCAATCCTTTTGACATTCGAACAGAAGTAATAGTTATACCATTTGTGAATTTATCACTGTCTAAGGTAAGTAGTTGGATATCATATTCCTTGCTTAAAACATCAAAAAGGGATTGTGCCTCTTGATTTGTTTTTAAAATAATACCTAATGTCACAAACTTGTTTTTGAAGAAACGAATTATCTCCTCTTTAATTTTGGTAAGTTCATCTTCCAAATCACAGCAAGTGATTATTTTGGGGACATCACCATGTCTTTCAATTGCTTTAAGATCCAATACATTCTGAATCCTTTTTGTAAAAGTAATGATTTCAAAGGTAGAGCGGTAGCTTTTATTCAATTCCATAAATTCGGCATCTGGATAGATTGTGCGCAAGTCGTTGAGCGCATGTATATTGTTTGGGTTTATACTTTGCCCAAAATCACCGAGTAT
This window contains:
- the hydG gene encoding [FeFe] hydrogenase H-cluster radical SAM maturase HydG, with product MKDFINDREIHNLLESSKEPDPLEIREIMAKSKEKNRLNPEETAKLLQVNDTDLLEEIYQLAGQVKQSVYGNRIVFFAPLYIGNRCINNCLYCAFRRDNEAVERKTLTMDELEEEVLILENKGQKRLILVYGEHPDYNADFICKTIRKAYDTKTEQGEIRRVNINAAPLEVDEYRKLHDTGIGTFQIFQETYHHQTYSLIHPKGDQKSDYQWRLYGLDRAMEAGIDDLGIGALFGLYDWKFEVMGLLYHTIHLEEKFGVGPHTISIPRIEPAINTPFYNNKKYHVSDEDFKKIIAIIRLSVPYTGLILTARESAKIRKEMIPLGVTQIDAGSRIGIGGYKQSEEGYIPEKEQFHLGDIRSLDEVIAEACELGFVPSFCTAGYRCGRTGEHFMSFAKPGLVHKFCMPNAILTFKEYLLDYASPETIKAGEKLIAENLKEMAVKDQARKEMIVEKLALIEEGKRDVFV
- a CDS encoding TM1266 family iron-only hydrogenase system putative regulator, with protein sequence MEEKIAVVAAVLDNPAKSQHKFNSTIAEFKDLIRGRLGLPLPDKGVAAISIIVVGSIDNINSLTGKLGNIEGVNVKISISKKEI
- a CDS encoding DUF5320 domain-containing protein; its protein translation is MPAGNGTGPQGTGPMTGRGLGTCTEAANEDRIKTAAGPRRYMAYRRGNRTGRKRGSGRNLS
- a CDS encoding Fur family transcriptional regulator, translating into MSNEYEKIINCIEGKGVRLTPQRRAVINVFIENKDQHLTAADIYDLLKVKNRSLGLATIYRTLNLLENKGVVVRRNFDSETSSYEFIINQSEHNHLICKSCGKVIEIPDLLPDNFKEIIFEQEKFHYIAHSTKVYGYCQDCQKELREEKNNNQGVN
- a CDS encoding flavin reductase family protein, producing the protein MKRDVKEFKSCLKPSPDVVVSCRGANGQDNALVVAYACNCSYDPPMVMVGIVPSRYSYHMVKETGVFVVNLVAEKNKEAFDYLGSHSGRDENKLEKLSLNYKEGVKVAAPVLLDFPVNIECEVVDSIKTGSHEMFVGKVVYIHADEELIDDEGRIVFSRIK
- the hydE gene encoding [FeFe] hydrogenase H-cluster radical SAM maturase HydE; this encodes MDSRLRDLLRQLYLENQLASKDILYILNKVDDSNKEILFNYAEKTVLKTYQKKVYLRALLEFSNYCRNNCYYCGIRNNNREIKRYRLSVKKIIKCCLLAYQHGYRTFVLQSGEDDFFKEDILIKLLQRLKSNHPEAAITLSIGEYPYKSYQRFYQAGADRFLLRHESISKELYKKYHPDMSYSRRLQCLKNLKKIGYQVGAGFIVGLPGQTNKILTEELLFLKKLNPDMVGIGPLIPHPKTPLAGSQTGSVDKTLLLLSLIRLLLPETLLPVTTAVNTLDKKGWEKGLKAGANVIMPVISPAISRGKYEIYQNKGNTDVSNLSEIKKRVERSGFKIDMSRGDSLKCLKTKLNNY